Proteins encoded in a region of the Streptomyces violaceoruber genome:
- a CDS encoding metallophosphoesterase family protein, translating into MTIRVAAVGDIHMGPDSEGLLRPAFETLPDCADVLLLAGDLTRHGTPREARVVAREVRDLPVPVVAVLGNHDHHDERPEKVTAILRDAGVTVLEGEATVVECAGGRVGIAGTKGFGGGFVGRSAGEFGEPVMKEFVRTTRRSADSLHAALKQLAEEDCAARVALTHFSPVADTLAGEPPEIHPFLGSYLLAEAIDTAGADLAVHGHAHLGTEHGMTAGGVRVRNVAQPVIRRAFNVYRLDGD; encoded by the coding sequence GTGACGATCCGGGTCGCCGCCGTCGGGGACATCCACATGGGACCCGACAGCGAGGGGCTGCTGCGGCCGGCCTTCGAAACCCTGCCCGACTGTGCCGATGTGCTGCTGCTGGCCGGGGACCTCACCCGGCACGGCACCCCTCGGGAGGCACGGGTGGTCGCCCGGGAGGTGCGGGACCTGCCGGTGCCGGTGGTGGCGGTCCTCGGGAACCACGACCACCACGACGAACGGCCCGAGAAGGTCACCGCGATCCTTCGGGACGCCGGGGTGACCGTGCTGGAGGGCGAGGCGACCGTCGTGGAGTGCGCCGGGGGCCGGGTGGGGATCGCCGGGACCAAGGGCTTCGGCGGCGGGTTCGTGGGGCGCAGCGCCGGTGAGTTCGGTGAGCCGGTGATGAAGGAGTTCGTGCGGACCACCCGCCGTTCGGCGGACAGCCTGCACGCCGCGCTGAAGCAGCTGGCCGAGGAGGACTGCGCGGCGCGGGTGGCGCTGACGCACTTCTCCCCCGTCGCGGACACGCTCGCCGGGGAGCCGCCGGAGATCCATCCGTTCCTCGGCAGCTACCTCCTGGCGGAGGCGATCGACACGGCCGGCGCCGACCTGGCCGTCCACGGACACGCCCACCTGGGCACGGAGCACGGGATGACGGCGGGCGGAGTCCGGGTGCGCAACGTGGCGCAGCCGGTCATCCGCCGGGCCTTCAACGTCTACCGGCTGGACGGGGACTGA
- a CDS encoding cation:proton antiporter, translated as MGHADTLLAMGGAFVAAAFLARLGGRIGLPTIPLFMLAGILLGPHTPGFVLVEDAHDFEMLSALGLVLLLFYLGLEFHLDDLKSGGKRLLTAGGIYLLLNVGAGLGFGFVLGWGVREALVLAGVLGISSSAIVTKILIDLGRIGRPETRLILGVIVVEDIFLALYLAALQPVISGAHGVADTALQAGKAFGFLLVLAAAARYGTRLVGRLIHTRDNELLVISFLGAAVLVAGVSEVLGVADAIGAFMVGLILAGTPSGPRIRELVHPLRDAFAAIFFFAFGLAIDPGDLASVAGPVAAAAALTVVMNIVAGLCVARVYHYGSEPAAEIATTLVARGEFALILAAMAAGAGLDARLAPFIAGYVLVLAVLGPIVAGRAHVLAAALRAVGGLLPGTRAPVAAADGGAGGAETEDADDGRPEPGPVPVPAQASPAFGSSSSPEHTEAGH; from the coding sequence GTGGGACACGCTGACACCCTGCTCGCCATGGGCGGCGCCTTCGTCGCCGCCGCGTTCCTCGCCCGCCTCGGCGGGAGGATCGGACTTCCGACGATCCCTCTGTTCATGCTCGCCGGCATCCTGCTCGGCCCTCACACACCGGGCTTCGTCCTGGTCGAGGACGCGCACGACTTCGAGATGCTCTCCGCACTCGGACTGGTGCTGCTCCTCTTCTACCTCGGGCTGGAGTTCCACCTCGACGACCTCAAGAGCGGTGGCAAACGGCTCCTCACCGCCGGGGGCATCTACCTGCTCCTGAACGTGGGCGCCGGACTCGGCTTCGGGTTCGTCCTCGGATGGGGGGTGCGCGAAGCCCTGGTGCTGGCGGGTGTGCTCGGCATCTCCTCGTCCGCGATCGTCACCAAGATCCTCATCGACCTGGGCCGGATCGGCCGCCCGGAGACCCGCCTGATCCTCGGTGTCATCGTCGTCGAGGACATCTTCCTCGCGCTGTACCTGGCCGCCCTGCAACCGGTGATCTCCGGCGCGCACGGCGTCGCCGACACGGCCCTCCAGGCAGGCAAGGCCTTCGGCTTCCTGCTGGTACTGGCGGCCGCGGCCCGCTACGGCACCCGGCTCGTGGGGCGACTGATCCACACGCGGGACAACGAACTGCTCGTCATCAGCTTCCTCGGTGCCGCGGTGCTCGTCGCCGGTGTCTCCGAAGTCCTGGGCGTCGCCGACGCCATCGGCGCCTTCATGGTCGGTCTGATCCTCGCCGGCACGCCCTCGGGGCCGCGGATCCGCGAACTGGTGCACCCGCTGCGCGACGCCTTCGCGGCCATCTTCTTCTTCGCCTTCGGGCTCGCCATCGACCCCGGCGACCTCGCCTCCGTCGCCGGTCCGGTGGCCGCGGCGGCGGCCCTGACCGTCGTCATGAACATCGTCGCCGGGCTGTGCGTCGCCCGGGTCTACCACTACGGTTCCGAACCGGCCGCGGAGATCGCCACCACCCTCGTCGCCCGCGGGGAGTTCGCGCTGATCCTGGCCGCCATGGCCGCGGGCGCCGGACTCGACGCCCGGCTCGCTCCCTTCATCGCCGGATACGTGCTCGTGCTCGCCGTCCTCGGCCCCATCGTCGCGGGACGTGCGCACGTCCTCGCCGCCGCGCTGCGAGCCGTCGGCGGACTCCTGCCGGGGACGAGGGCACCGGTCGCGGCGGCGGACGGCGGGGCCGGCGGCGCGGAGACGGAAGACGCAGACGACGGCCGTCCGGAGCCGGGCCCGGTGCCGGTACCGGCCCAGGCCTCTCCCGCGTTCGGGTCGTCGTCCTCCCCGGAGCACACGGAGGCGGGGCACTAG
- a CDS encoding SDR family oxidoreductase: protein MTDSPLQNRTVVVTGAARGLGAALARACALRGARIALLGLEKPRLDALAADLPTPALAVEADVTDPAALADAAAETRRRLGRPSVVVANAGVAHGGPFATSDPAEWGRVVDVNLTGSAHTARAFLPDLLDTAGYHLQIASLASLGAAPMMSAYCASKAGVEAFAHSLRAEVAHRGVAVGIAYLNWIDTDMIRDADRHPVLRELRAHMPPPARRTFSADDVAARLVRALERRRTAVYVPGWLRLVQLGRASLPPVVARLSRRELPRLEAEEELGPTGPLGAGGRAGHAAGTRT, encoded by the coding sequence GTGACAGACAGTCCCCTCCAGAACCGCACCGTCGTGGTGACCGGCGCCGCGCGCGGACTCGGCGCCGCCCTGGCCCGCGCCTGCGCACTCCGCGGCGCCCGGATCGCGCTGCTCGGTCTCGAGAAGCCCCGACTGGACGCCCTCGCGGCGGACCTGCCGACCCCGGCGCTCGCCGTCGAGGCCGACGTCACCGACCCCGCCGCGCTGGCCGACGCGGCCGCTGAGACGCGCCGGCGCCTGGGGAGACCGTCGGTCGTGGTGGCGAACGCCGGGGTCGCGCACGGCGGACCCTTCGCCACGTCGGACCCCGCCGAGTGGGGCCGTGTCGTCGACGTGAACCTGACCGGCAGCGCCCACACGGCCCGCGCCTTCCTGCCGGACCTGCTCGACACCGCGGGCTACCACCTCCAGATCGCCTCGCTGGCCTCGCTGGGTGCCGCGCCCATGATGAGCGCCTACTGCGCCTCCAAGGCGGGCGTGGAGGCCTTCGCCCACTCGCTGCGCGCCGAAGTGGCCCACCGCGGCGTCGCCGTGGGCATCGCCTACCTCAACTGGATCGACACCGACATGATCCGCGACGCCGACCGCCATCCGGTCCTGCGCGAACTGCGCGCCCACATGCCGCCCCCGGCCCGCCGCACCTTTTCGGCGGACGACGTCGCCGCCCGGCTGGTCCGCGCGCTGGAGCGCCGCCGTACCGCCGTGTACGTGCCGGGCTGGCTGCGCCTGGTGCAGCTGGGGCGCGCGTCACTGCCGCCCGTGGTGGCACGGCTGTCCCGCCGCGAACTGCCCCGTCTGGAGGCCGAGGAGGAACTGGGACCCACCGGTCCGCTCGGCGCGGGCGGCCGGGCCGGCCACGCGGCGGGAACACGTACGTAG
- a CDS encoding S1 family peptidase, producing MRRSRLRHLGLAGLLVLGSLTAVGTLPASAADAPAHSPSSSEQPASAGLLDAMQRDFGLTRAEAEDRLAAEREATGIETAARRAAGKAFGGSWFDADAGRLTVAVTSDATPSALRAVRATGAQVRTVEHSAQQLDAAKARVDRLDAPAGVSSWRADRATNKVVVDVVAGERADNDVQSFLKQARATAPVTVRTVPSAPQTFAAGTVGGDPYYTGNVRCSIGFSVHGGFVTAGHCGRAGAGVSGWDRSYIGTFQGSSFPDNDYAWVSVGSGWWTVPVVLGWGTVSDQLVRGSNVAPVGASICRSGSTTHWHCGTVLAHNETVNYSDGSVVHQLTKTSVCAEGGDSGGSFISGDQAQGVTSGGWGNCSSGGETWFQPVNEILNRYGLTLHTA from the coding sequence GTGAGACGCAGCAGACTCAGGCACCTCGGCCTGGCCGGACTCCTCGTGCTCGGCAGCCTCACCGCGGTCGGCACCCTGCCGGCCTCGGCGGCCGACGCCCCCGCGCACTCCCCCTCCTCCTCCGAGCAGCCGGCCTCCGCCGGTCTGCTGGACGCGATGCAGCGGGACTTCGGCCTCACCCGGGCCGAGGCCGAGGACCGGCTCGCGGCCGAACGCGAAGCCACCGGCATCGAGACCGCGGCACGCCGGGCGGCCGGAAAGGCCTTCGGCGGTTCGTGGTTCGACGCGGACGCCGGGCGGCTGACGGTGGCCGTCACCTCGGACGCGACACCCTCGGCCCTGCGGGCGGTCCGCGCCACCGGCGCGCAGGTCCGCACCGTGGAGCACAGCGCACAGCAGCTCGACGCGGCCAAGGCGCGCGTCGACCGTCTCGACGCACCGGCCGGAGTGAGCAGCTGGCGCGCCGACCGGGCCACCAACAAGGTCGTCGTGGACGTGGTCGCGGGCGAGCGCGCTGACAACGATGTCCAGAGCTTCCTGAAGCAGGCCCGCGCGACCGCGCCGGTCACGGTGCGGACGGTGCCGTCGGCCCCGCAGACCTTCGCGGCGGGCACCGTCGGCGGTGACCCCTACTACACCGGCAACGTCCGCTGCTCCATCGGCTTCTCGGTGCACGGCGGGTTCGTCACCGCCGGGCACTGCGGCCGGGCCGGCGCCGGGGTCAGCGGCTGGGACCGCTCCTACATCGGCACCTTCCAGGGCTCGTCCTTCCCCGACAACGACTACGCGTGGGTCAGCGTGGGCAGCGGCTGGTGGACGGTGCCGGTCGTGCTGGGCTGGGGCACCGTCTCCGACCAGCTCGTGCGCGGCTCGAACGTGGCACCCGTCGGTGCCTCGATCTGCCGCTCCGGGTCGACCACGCACTGGCACTGCGGCACCGTGCTCGCCCACAACGAGACGGTCAACTACAGCGACGGCTCGGTGGTGCACCAGCTGACCAAGACCAGCGTGTGCGCCGAGGGCGGCGACTCCGGCGGCTCCTTCATCAGCGGTGACCAGGCGCAGGGCGTCACCTCGGGCGGCTGGGGCAACTGCTCGAGCGGCGGGGAGACCTGGTTCCAGCCGGTCAACGAGATCCTCAACCGCTACGGCCTGACCCTGCACACGGCCTGA
- a CDS encoding BON domain-containing protein: MSDPGVQNVEYRVAHLQDRLAAEELGELGVRAEVRAGAVALTGTVPSAQCRETVLRLAREELAGLTVHADVVVARTTRPDQAEEL; encoded by the coding sequence ATGAGCGACCCAGGCGTCCAGAACGTCGAATACCGGGTGGCGCACCTCCAGGACCGGCTCGCCGCGGAGGAACTGGGTGAGCTCGGCGTACGTGCCGAGGTCCGGGCCGGGGCGGTCGCGCTGACCGGCACGGTGCCCTCGGCGCAGTGCCGCGAGACCGTGCTGCGCCTGGCCCGTGAGGAGCTGGCCGGGCTGACCGTGCACGCCGACGTCGTGGTGGCTCGGACCACCCGCCCCGACCAGGCGGAGGAGCTGTGA
- a CDS encoding nucleotidyltransferase family protein, giving the protein MRQPADDQATGRRAGVSELRPADGDRGPAPRREAPHEDLPLDRNQAILQAAKQVGSTLKKAEHPFALAGSVAVYAHGGTQNLQHDVDFCIRPEDADAVAATLREAGLTVYTPPEDWLLKADCLGQQVDLIFELAHEPVTTALLDRARDLSVDSVLMPVLSPTDLLRGLLAAFSEHHCDFGAVLPIARTLREKIDWAALRRDCGDDPMPAAFFFVLERLEIIPPAGPPATASKEDQR; this is encoded by the coding sequence ATGAGGCAGCCCGCAGACGATCAGGCAACCGGCCGACGGGCCGGCGTCTCCGAGCTGCGCCCGGCCGACGGGGACCGCGGCCCCGCACCCCGCCGTGAGGCACCCCACGAGGATCTCCCGCTCGACCGCAACCAGGCGATCCTCCAGGCCGCCAAGCAGGTGGGCTCGACCCTGAAGAAGGCGGAGCACCCGTTCGCGCTGGCCGGCAGTGTCGCCGTGTACGCGCACGGCGGCACCCAGAACCTTCAGCACGACGTCGACTTCTGCATCCGTCCCGAGGACGCCGACGCCGTCGCCGCGACGCTGCGGGAGGCGGGGCTGACGGTGTACACGCCGCCCGAGGACTGGCTGCTCAAGGCGGACTGCCTGGGGCAGCAGGTCGACCTGATCTTCGAGCTGGCGCACGAGCCGGTCACGACGGCTCTGCTGGACCGGGCCCGGGATCTGTCGGTCGACTCGGTCCTGATGCCGGTCCTGTCGCCGACCGACCTGCTGCGCGGTCTGCTGGCCGCCTTCTCGGAGCACCACTGCGACTTCGGTGCGGTACTGCCGATCGCCCGCACCCTGCGCGAGAAGATCGACTGGGCGGCACTGCGGCGCGACTGCGGCGACGATCCGATGCCCGCCGCGTTCTTCTTCGTTCTCGAACGGCTGGAGATCATCCCTCCGGCCGGTCCGCCGGCCACCGCCTCGAAGGAGGACCAGCGATGA
- a CDS encoding SRPBCC family protein, which translates to MAIRHRLIQATPDAVWDVLADGDLYVEWVVGPSQVTPRAGQWPQVGATIAYEVRLGPLRLNNESVVRRCVPGSELELEAKAGRLGTARIAVELRPWGEQCLVIVDEHPLRGPGGLLHNVGVEALIQVRHRAMLARLAKLCESTAGERCRPDPSDTTGSVEYRPGTGRA; encoded by the coding sequence GTGGCGATTCGGCACAGGCTCATCCAGGCGACACCGGACGCGGTCTGGGACGTCCTCGCGGACGGCGACCTGTACGTGGAATGGGTCGTGGGACCCTCCCAGGTCACCCCGAGGGCCGGACAGTGGCCGCAGGTCGGCGCGACGATCGCGTACGAGGTGCGGCTCGGGCCGCTGCGGCTCAACAACGAGTCGGTGGTCAGACGCTGCGTGCCGGGCTCGGAGCTGGAGCTGGAGGCGAAGGCGGGCAGGCTCGGCACCGCCCGGATCGCCGTCGAGCTGCGCCCCTGGGGCGAGCAGTGCCTGGTGATCGTGGACGAACACCCCCTGCGCGGGCCGGGTGGTCTGCTGCACAACGTCGGCGTCGAGGCGCTGATCCAGGTGCGGCACCGGGCCATGCTCGCCAGGCTCGCGAAACTGTGCGAGTCCACGGCCGGTGAGCGGTGCCGTCCCGACCCCTCGGACACGACGGGGTCCGTGGAGTACCGGCCGGGGACCGGCCGTGCCTGA
- a CDS encoding MSMEG_6728 family protein, with product MQTFLPHPGFRDSALALDRRRLGKQRVEALQVLRGLTVPGYGWRRHPAVRMWTGYEEALVRYGLDVCRVWREHGHQDSCAASLVAGLAEVRPGEPVRDQEELSAAGELPPWLGDEAFHRSHRSALVRKEPEVYAELFPGVPDDLPYVWPSSDRERGEADGGRS from the coding sequence ATGCAGACCTTCCTCCCCCACCCCGGTTTCCGGGACTCGGCGCTTGCCCTCGACCGGCGTCGCCTGGGCAAGCAGCGCGTGGAGGCGCTCCAGGTGCTGCGCGGACTCACCGTCCCCGGCTACGGCTGGCGCCGGCACCCGGCGGTGCGGATGTGGACCGGCTACGAGGAGGCACTGGTCCGCTACGGCCTCGACGTCTGCCGGGTCTGGCGCGAGCACGGTCACCAGGACAGCTGCGCGGCCTCGCTGGTCGCCGGACTCGCCGAGGTCCGTCCGGGCGAACCGGTGCGCGACCAGGAGGAGCTGTCGGCCGCCGGGGAGTTGCCGCCCTGGCTCGGCGACGAGGCCTTCCACCGCAGTCACCGCTCGGCCCTGGTGCGCAAGGAACCGGAGGTGTACGCCGAACTGTTCCCGGGGGTCCCGGACGACCTGCCCTATGTATGGCCGAGTTCGGACCGGGAGCGTGGGGAGGCAGACGGCGGCAGGTCCTAG
- a CDS encoding SRPBCC family protein produces the protein MTEYERSRTMPAQPEQVFDQAANVGQLATWLPRDLHVEPEEPPAVTVHEDRTDQDTSALLSARPEQLRLEWGTREQGSYAGWLQVAGLDSGASEVTVHLSFFDDTHDPGRRTVAEALDGSLRRLEEQVRLRTDNAAG, from the coding sequence ATGACCGAGTACGAGCGTTCCCGCACCATGCCCGCCCAGCCCGAGCAGGTCTTCGACCAGGCCGCGAACGTGGGACAGCTGGCGACCTGGCTGCCCCGGGACCTGCACGTGGAGCCGGAGGAACCGCCCGCCGTCACCGTGCACGAGGACCGCACCGACCAGGACACCTCGGCGCTGCTGAGCGCCCGGCCCGAGCAGCTGCGGCTCGAGTGGGGCACCCGCGAACAGGGCAGCTACGCCGGCTGGCTGCAGGTCGCCGGGCTCGACAGCGGGGCCAGCGAGGTCACGGTGCACCTGTCGTTCTTCGACGACACCCACGACCCGGGCCGGCGGACGGTCGCCGAGGCCCTCGACGGCAGCCTGCGGCGGCTGGAGGAACAGGTGAGGCTGCGCACCGACAACGCGGCCGGCTGA
- a CDS encoding GNAT family N-acetyltransferase, producing MTATASVRPYRPADAPALDDICIRTAHNGRDSRPVYADPAVLPAIFAAPYVHLDPGLAFVLDDGRGRAVGYILGTADTARFAAEFRATWLPRVADRYPAPQGPPGTRTPDEVMAGLLHDPERMVVPELAAYPAHLHIDLLPDWQGRGHGRTLMRTLWRALRERGVPAVHLVMATANTPARAFYDRLGFHEVPASGLDPAEVTCLGRTTQDTEDMEGAQGAEDTHDTENTRGTEDTHDTENTRGTERT from the coding sequence GTGACAGCGACTGCCTCGGTACGCCCCTACCGCCCCGCCGACGCCCCGGCCCTCGACGACATCTGCATCCGGACCGCGCACAACGGCCGGGACAGCCGGCCCGTGTACGCGGACCCCGCCGTCCTGCCTGCCATCTTCGCCGCGCCCTACGTCCACCTGGACCCCGGCCTGGCCTTCGTGCTGGACGACGGGCGGGGCCGCGCGGTCGGCTACATCCTCGGCACGGCGGACACCGCGCGCTTCGCCGCCGAGTTCCGGGCGACGTGGCTGCCGAGGGTCGCCGACCGGTACCCGGCGCCGCAGGGGCCGCCCGGCACCCGGACCCCGGACGAGGTCATGGCCGGACTGCTGCACGACCCGGAGCGCATGGTCGTCCCGGAACTGGCGGCCTACCCCGCCCATCTGCACATCGACCTGCTGCCCGACTGGCAGGGGCGGGGCCACGGCCGGACCCTGATGCGGACGTTGTGGCGGGCCCTGCGCGAACGCGGCGTCCCCGCCGTCCACCTGGTCATGGCGACGGCCAACACCCCGGCCAGGGCCTTCTACGACCGCCTCGGCTTCCACGAGGTCCCGGCTTCCGGTCTCGACCCCGCGGAGGTCACCTGCCTGGGACGCACGACGCAGGACACGGAGGACATGGAGGGCGCGCAGGGCGCGGAGGACACGCACGACACAGAGAACACGCGGGGCACGGAGGACACGCACGACACAGAGAACACGCGGGGCACGGAACGGACCTGA
- a CDS encoding phytoene desaturase family protein: MPDAVVVGAGPNGLVAANLLADAGWSVTVLEEQPEPGGAVRHDGEVAPGFVNDLFSSFYPLAAASPVLGGLRLEAHGLRWAHAPHVLAHPLTDGTCAVLDRDVATTAASLDAFALGDGAAWERLHAVWDRYRADILDALFTPFPPVRATARLALRLRGAGGLRLARTLVLPVRRMGEEEFRGEGGRLLLAGNALHADLAPEAAGSGGFGWLMSMLGQTYGFPVPVGGSGALTEALVHRLRARGGTLHCGRRVERVLVRDRRAVGVRTADGETVTARRAVLANVSVPALYGRLVAPADLPDQVLTDLRRFQWDFATFKVDWALDGPVPWQCEAAARAGTVHLSDGLDELTRFAAQIAMRQVPDRPFSLFGQMTTTDPTRSPRGTESAWAYTHVPHHIRADAGEEGITGTWDTGERELMADRVERQVERFAPGFRALIRARRVLAPPTLQALDANLEGGAINGGTTAMHQQLVFRPVPGTGRPETPVAGLFLASAGAHPGGGVHGAPGANAARAALRQHRFAGLARIQRALTRRDRAGDRH, translated from the coding sequence GTGCCTGACGCCGTCGTGGTCGGGGCCGGACCCAACGGGCTGGTGGCGGCGAACCTGCTGGCCGACGCCGGCTGGAGCGTGACGGTCCTGGAGGAGCAGCCCGAGCCGGGCGGCGCGGTGCGGCACGACGGCGAGGTCGCCCCCGGCTTCGTCAACGACCTGTTCAGCTCCTTCTACCCGCTCGCCGCCGCCTCCCCGGTCCTCGGCGGACTGCGGCTGGAGGCGCACGGGCTGCGCTGGGCGCACGCGCCCCACGTGCTGGCCCACCCCCTGACCGACGGGACCTGCGCCGTCCTCGACCGCGACGTCGCGACCACCGCCGCCTCCCTCGACGCCTTCGCCCTCGGGGACGGCGCCGCCTGGGAGCGGCTGCACGCCGTGTGGGACCGCTACCGGGCCGACATCCTGGACGCCCTGTTCACCCCCTTCCCACCGGTGCGCGCCACCGCCCGGCTGGCCCTGCGGCTGCGCGGCGCGGGCGGACTCCGGCTCGCCCGCACCCTGGTGCTGCCGGTGCGCCGCATGGGCGAGGAGGAGTTCCGCGGCGAGGGCGGCAGACTCCTCCTGGCCGGCAATGCCCTGCACGCCGACCTCGCCCCCGAGGCGGCCGGCAGCGGCGGCTTCGGCTGGCTGATGTCGATGCTCGGACAGACCTACGGCTTCCCCGTGCCGGTCGGCGGTTCCGGCGCCCTCACCGAGGCCCTGGTCCACCGGCTGCGCGCCCGGGGCGGCACACTGCACTGCGGCCGGCGCGTCGAACGGGTCCTGGTCCGCGACCGGCGCGCCGTCGGCGTGCGCACCGCCGACGGGGAGACGGTCACCGCCCGCCGCGCCGTCCTCGCGAACGTCTCCGTGCCGGCCCTCTACGGCCGGCTCGTCGCCCCCGCGGACCTGCCGGACCAGGTCCTCACCGACCTGCGGCGCTTCCAGTGGGACTTCGCCACCTTCAAGGTGGACTGGGCGCTGGACGGGCCCGTGCCCTGGCAGTGCGAGGCGGCGGCGCGGGCCGGCACCGTGCACCTGTCCGACGGCCTCGACGAACTGACCCGGTTCGCCGCCCAGATCGCCATGCGGCAGGTCCCCGACCGTCCCTTCTCGCTGTTCGGCCAGATGACCACCACGGACCCGACCCGCTCACCGCGCGGCACGGAGTCCGCCTGGGCCTACACCCACGTCCCCCACCACATCCGCGCCGACGCGGGCGAGGAGGGCATCACCGGCACCTGGGACACCGGGGAGCGGGAACTGATGGCCGACCGGGTCGAACGCCAGGTGGAACGCTTCGCGCCCGGCTTCCGGGCTCTGATACGAGCCCGCCGCGTGCTCGCCCCGCCGACGCTCCAGGCCCTGGACGCCAACCTGGAGGGCGGCGCCATCAACGGCGGCACCACCGCCATGCACCAGCAACTCGTCTTCCGGCCCGTGCCCGGCACCGGGCGGCCCGAGACCCCGGTGGCCGGTCTCTTCCTCGCCTCCGCGGGCGCCCACCCCGGGGGCGGCGTGCACGGGGCGCCCGGCGCCAACGCCGCGCGCGCCGCACTGCGCCAGCACCGGTTCGCGGGCCTCGCCCGGATCCAGCGGGCCCTGACCCGGCGGGACCGGGCGGGTGACCGGCACTGA
- a CDS encoding PP2C family protein-serine/threonine phosphatase, producing the protein MTRAPSGGTEAPPGRTARRAGWDGRCQAAGHRSRRGGLSTGGDEVSTSDSDDAGLRSFLADPAHLTLDLRTATARCVKALGLRHAVVYLVDLQQRHLVPQTAVAPSVPVDGSPAGWAYRTQSLRVEESGTGGGITAWFPLLDGAERLGVLALCETALTASSLTRGRALASLLAMVITSKRLYEDSFVRRTRTERMTLPAEMLRALLPPRTIGNGNVVSTAVLEPAYEIGGDAFDHALTETTLHVAVLDAMGHDLASGLTTTVSLAACRNARRTGADLPELVRSVDEALSSWLPDKFCTSVIAQLDLVTGVLRWANCGHPAPILIRDQRLVIDAMERDADPPMGMPSLLSPHARRTHEISLEPGDRVLMYTDGVVEARTREAKLLGLERFADYVIRATAGGELAPESLRRLIHSILAMQEGRLRDDATLLMFEWRPPS; encoded by the coding sequence GTGACGCGTGCCCCTTCCGGCGGGACCGAAGCGCCACCCGGTCGGACGGCACGACGGGCGGGGTGGGACGGGCGGTGCCAGGCTGCGGGGCATCGTTCCCGCCGCGGCGGGCTCTCGACGGGAGGAGACGAGGTGTCCACGTCGGACTCGGACGACGCCGGGCTGCGCAGCTTCCTCGCCGATCCGGCCCACCTCACCCTGGACCTGCGCACCGCCACCGCCCGGTGCGTCAAGGCCCTGGGACTGCGGCACGCCGTCGTCTACCTCGTCGACCTCCAGCAGCGCCACCTGGTGCCCCAGACGGCCGTGGCCCCGTCGGTGCCGGTCGACGGTTCGCCGGCGGGGTGGGCGTACCGCACCCAGTCGCTGCGGGTGGAGGAGTCCGGAACGGGCGGCGGCATCACCGCCTGGTTCCCGCTGCTGGACGGCGCGGAGCGGCTCGGCGTGCTGGCCCTGTGCGAGACGGCCCTCACCGCCTCCTCGCTGACCCGCGGCCGGGCGCTCGCCTCGCTGCTCGCCATGGTGATCACGTCCAAGCGGCTCTACGAGGACTCCTTCGTACGGCGCACCCGCACCGAGCGCATGACGCTGCCCGCCGAGATGCTCCGCGCCCTGCTGCCACCGCGCACCATCGGCAACGGCAACGTCGTGTCGACGGCCGTGCTGGAACCCGCCTACGAGATCGGCGGCGACGCCTTCGACCACGCGCTGACGGAGACCACGCTGCACGTGGCCGTCCTGGACGCGATGGGACACGACCTGGCCTCCGGACTGACCACTACGGTCTCGCTGGCGGCCTGCCGCAACGCCCGGCGCACCGGCGCGGACCTGCCCGAGCTGGTGCGCAGCGTGGACGAGGCGCTGTCCAGCTGGCTCCCGGACAAGTTCTGCACCTCGGTCATCGCGCAGCTCGACCTGGTCACCGGCGTGCTGCGCTGGGCCAACTGCGGTCACCCCGCGCCCATTCTGATCCGCGACCAGCGGCTGGTCATCGACGCGATGGAGCGCGACGCCGACCCGCCCATGGGCATGCCGTCCCTGCTCAGCCCGCACGCGCGCCGGACGCACGAGATCTCGCTGGAGCCCGGGGACCGGGTGCTGATGTACACCGACGGTGTCGTGGAGGCCCGGACCCGGGAGGCCAAGCTGCTGGGCCTCGAACGCTTCGCCGACTACGTCATCCGGGCCACGGCCGGGGGTGAGCTGGCGCCGGAGTCCTTGCGCCGGCTGATCCACTCCATCCTGGCCATGCAGGAGGGGCGGCTGCGGGACGACGCGACGCTGCTGATGTTCGAGTGGCGACCGCCATCGTGA